In Planctomycetota bacterium, the sequence CGTCGGTTGTGCATGGTGCCGCACGTGGCCTGAAACGGTACAGGGACCCGCCCTTGCGGGAAAACTCCAAGTCCCTAATTATACGAAATCCCCCCATCAAGTCAAGGAAAAACGCAGGCTTGCAACCCTCGTGCTCCCCATATGTCGGTGAGAAGAGACGCCGCCTCCACAAGGCATCGGCAGATGCGCCGGCGCAACCGCCCGCACCTCTCAGTTCCTCAAGTGGACCGGCTCCGTGCCCGACACCCCGACGCTGAGTTCGGGATCAATCCGGTCGCGCGTCCAGTATTCCACATGACTGTCGAAGAAGAGCACGGCCATGCCCTGGCCGCCGTGGTTGGGCGTGCCCTCCGTGTCGTCGGAGGCCATCACCTCGTTCGGCGGGAAGTCGTCGTGGATGGGCAGCTTCGACGTGGCATAGCTCGCCCCCTTGCCCACTCTCGAAGCCAGATAGATGCCCACGCTCCTGTTGCCCATCGCGGCGTAGCTCACGGTCTGCGAGCCGAACAGGCCGGGCACGGCGCGGTCGGTGCCCAGGTCGCGGCCATCGTGGTTCGTATCCCCTGAGGAGGGACAGAGGTAGCAGGCTGGGCTGGGGTGGATGCCCAGCCAGTAGTTGGTGGCGAACCATTCTGCGCCCGTGAAGCCGTCGGGCCTCAGCCCACGGCCCATCGGCCAGGGATACCACTTGTCGTCACCGTACGAGTTCAGATACGTGGCCATGGCCTTGGCATTGCAGTTCAGGTGGTTGCGGCACGTGATCCGCCTCGATTCCTCCCGCCGCAACGTCACGACGTGCAGCACAGCCGCAAGCGCAATGCCCACGACCAATGTGATGACGAGCACTTCCGTCAGCGTCACCGTGCCCCTCTTGCCCATCGCAGTCCCCCTGTTGCACAGCGGTCACTTGGGGCGGCATCGCGCCGCCAACCTATCATGCTGAGCTTGTCGAAGCACCTTTCAAGGGGATGGGCATTGGCAACACGGTGGCTCCCATCACGTGAGCTGACTCCCCTGAAAGGTTCCTCGACAGGCTCGGAATGACAGGATAGTGGCGCCTCAATTCCTCAAGTGGACCAGCTCCCCCATCCCCACGCCGCGCTCCAGGTCAACCCTCTCGTGGGTCCACCACTCGACGTGGGAGTCGAAGAACAGCACGCTCATCCCGCCGCTGTCCTTCGTGCCGTGGTTGATCGGCTCCTCTGTGTCGTCGGAGCCCATCGGCACGGCGTGCGGGAAGTACTCGGGGATGGGCAGCTTCGACGTGGCATAGCTCGCCCCCTTGCCCATCTTTGAGGCCATATGGATGCCCATGCTTCCGTCGTGCATCCCTGCGTAGCTCACAGCGTCCGCCGGAAGCGGCGTGCCCCCGGGGCAACCGTAAGAGCCCAGGCGCTTACCATTCTCATTGTTGTCGGTTGTCGAGGGGCAGATGTATACGCCGGGGTCCGGTATGATCCTGATCCAGTAGAGAGTCGCCAACCACTCGGCCCCGCCGAAGTCGGGACTCTGGCTGGTCCCGCAACCCGCGAGGCCCGTGGGCCAAGGGAA encodes:
- a CDS encoding DUF1559 domain-containing protein → MVVLIVVLGAALLIGTCPAALAPAREDARRIRCRNNLNELAKGMATYSEGRYYFPWPTGLAGCGTSQSPDFGGAEWLATLYWIRIIPDPGVYICPSTTDNNENGKRLGSYGCPGGTPLPADAVSYAGMHDGSMGIHMASKMGKGASYATSKLPIPEYFPHAVPMGSDDTEEPINHGTKDSGGMSVLFFDSHVEWWTHERVDLERGVGMGELVHLRN